Within the Miscanthus floridulus cultivar M001 chromosome 2, ASM1932011v1, whole genome shotgun sequence genome, the region GCAAGGAGGTGGTTCCAGCGTTCGCCCTGTCCAGATTCACCCTAGCCAAGCGTGCCCGGTGCGAGTCCTCATCTGAAACCACGGCCACGGCCGGCCCGGCACGCAGGAGGGACACCTCTCTCCAGCTGCAGCGGATGGTTCGCAGCCTGGAGGCCATCCTAGCCGGCGCCATGGAGCTGGCCGTGTTCCTGACGGCCTGCCCGCCCGTGTCGTGCCGCCAGCCTTACAGCGCCCATCTGTTCCTGGACAAGTGCATGTTTGGCCGACACGCGGAGAGGGACCAGGTTCTTGAATTCTTGCTGCAAGCTGAGCCGCCGGGGCCGGTGACTGCTGCAAACCCGGGGCCGGGCGTTCTTCCGATCGTCGGCCCCGCGCTCATCGGGAAAAGCACTCTTGTGGAGCATGTCTGCAACGATGAGAGGGTGCGCGGCCATTTCTCCCTTATTCTGTTGCACGCTGCTGCCGGGAGTGCTGGCCTTGGAGGTCTCGGAACCATGGCCACCTTGAGGGACAACTGCGCGACCAAGCATCACAGCAGCACGGAAGACGAAAGATGGTTGCTTGTCATCGAGCTCTCAGGGGACGTGGACGACGAGGCATGGAACAGACTCTTCTACTCTCGTGGAAGATGCATGCCACGGGGGAGCAAGGTGATACTCACGAGCCGGTCTGAGAAGATCGAGAGGTTCGGGACGACACGAGCTGTCCGGCTGAGATGCCTCAGCACGGAAGCCATGTGGTATTTCTTCAAGCTGAGCGCGTTCGGGAGCGCTGACCCAGACGAGCACCCGAAGCTGGCGTCGTTGGCCATGGACATGGCGGTCGAGGCGCGGGGGTCGTTCCTGATCGCCAACAACATGGCCGCCATTGTGAGAGCCGACCTCAGCAGCTGGCAGCTCTGGTGCAAGGTTCTCGCGATGGAGAGGCATTACATGCGGAAGAACCTCGTGCTGTTCGGTGAGTACCCGGACGACCTCAAGGCCAAGGATCGTCCTCGCCGCACTTGGAGCATGAACAAGCTGCGGAAATCCAATGAGTGTTTCCTCGTGTACGAGACTTACCAGAAGTGCTCAGCTCAACCTCAACAGGAGGACCTCCCGGACCCGGAGGTGACGATGATGGATATGTTGTTGGAACGAGCACAACCACGAGGAAGGTTCGAGGTCTTGTGTTGGAAATCTGTGCTGCCGCCCTGCTATAGCTACATATGTCAATGTGAGATCCGTGGCACATATGCCCAATAGCTATGCAATCGTATACAGTACTTTATATGTAAGTGTGGTGTGCTTGTGTGTATGTATGACACATAGAAGGTCTACAAGGATATATAATCATATATGTACGTACGTGGCTGTTTGGTGCTCCTCACGTAAAGctactacatgcgactggcaggGGCCCCCCTTATACAAAGTTACAAACAAACAATTTCTTAAGTACATATTTAATTCTACCATTCAGTTGACAAGAAAATGTTAATATGGCCCCTATTAATGTTGATCATATTTGATTTGGCCCCCTCCGTTAAATGGTCCAAGCTCCAACACTAGCGGCTGGTATTCGGTGAAGTTGAAATAGGCACCTTTCCCCCACTCCGTCCGCTGGCGCGCGGGCCTGAACCCTTTTGCCTCGGTGCGAGCAGGTAAGGCCAAACAGGCGCGACGGCGAGGCAGAGTGCGGGCATGACGATGAGGAGGACACCAGCGTGGCTATGGAGGAGAGGAAGGGCCGCGACGGTCGGTGGAGCATGCTTCTGGCCGGCGACGATGGAGTTCGAGACCATaataaggaaagaagaaagagtggCACGTTTGTGGTTGTAAAGAGGCGAGAGAAATTAGATAAGagggaaaaaataaaataaaggaagaaagaaagaaagaaaaaagagaagtGTATTATGATCATTTCACTTTTTGAAGAACATATGTGTATATGTAAAAGATAACTAATTCTATGGCTTGATCCAAACTGCACTTGTGACGTAGCCCACCCAACTAAGAATCTTTTTAATGTTCTGTTATACCATTGTCTAATTTATTTGATCTTTTAATTATCATATTGGACATTTGGACATGTGATGATTTAGCTCCTTTAATGAGGTGGTGGACATGTGCTGTGATGATTTAACTCCTTAACCATCTGTCTAACTAATGAGGCAATAATGGCCATGTGCAATGATGAATACATATTTGCTTTTATGTTCTGTTTCATTTAAGTTGAGGGAACGGGCTACTGCAATGGTGACCATGTATATTTACATGTCTTCCTatttgtcggtgcgaaaagtgaccaactagtaaatatttatcgttctatcgtacgttgtgatcggatgtggcctagcactcaatgatgcAGGGTTTATaatggtttaggcaacgtgccctacatcccgTCTGAGTCGGTCagagactttattcctgagcccaggtgctcgaagtttgctatggggttacaaacgagtgggagtaagatggggggtatcagaggtccggtcggactctggaccgaagagCCTAGAGTGATGGAAGCTCCAACGtacgctaagtgttcgaacgtatgTTCGGTCTGGCTTTAGAGTTCCAGAGGCAAGCAGAGAGAATCGGGATCAGTTGTCCAAATCGTCCTGGGATCGATCCTTGTGTTGTCTATGTGAACCGATCGTcctccttttggagagagcgcatccccttttatagatgaaggggacggctttacaagagagagagaatgtgagagaaagagagtatgtatgctacctagtcttattgcccacgccatcgggtactaGGTGGTTCATCGGCGTCCACAATACTattgacgcccagatgcatgtggtaggctccatcgtcttcttctggtatgacaaatgtcggcgcctaccatactgtaggataaatgccggcgctcacaacactgtttgtgttctgacatgtctgggaGGTTGtagagcacccttctgacatggcctatcagtactgtcctgcaggtgtgtagggtacggtcctcggtattgcggatTAACTtcagcgccctgccttacttgctctgcctgattctttttaggtccttaccgagcaggcgtccctgTTCGGTTGTCCCCAGTCGGCTCGCGCTGgtcgaagaagagctgtaagcagagatttggtgactggatcgcccttctagcttATCATTAGGTATTTGGGGCGGCCCAGGTGTTGCGCGTCATTCGCAACATCatctgctgggctgagcttttgctgggaagcaggaccattagggaccctgggtttatgaacccgacaggagcccccgagctcccgggtgattcgggtagaatcgtctaggggatttttcgcTTTGACAAcgggtgcacgcgagcacacctacgggtgtagcccccgagcccccgggcgatttgagtagaatcatctaggggtttttttgttttgccaatgggggaattttttgttttgacagcgggtgcgctCAAGCCTACGTTCGACTagtgagtcggttggaggctgagcatcttggtactctttcctagggccgTAGACTGTCGTTTGGGGTGTTTACCCGTGTCGGCCACGACCTGCGCGATCGGTTGATTTCCCAAGTCGGTGTCGGGCgacctgagcccctgagccccattgggctcggtaggggttggtctagttccgtgCGTTATCCCGTCCAcgatttccacaaccagagggactgagctaacgtcgcttgcctcgatggctcgagtgacgtgctcgatgagctcgctaatgggtatgttcgagtggaatccgggtccatcgttcgtgacggggttggcatagccctcttgtggcattccactactccttaacccgcatCTCGACAGATGCCCGGGTtattctagagaccgactcaggtggctcgctggcctcccctcgatggagattctgtgggcatggctcgaggttaggatcgaacgagaagatcaagatgaccctatctgcttctgagcagatttaggcgagggccgctagggctgatctgtgttttctcccctagctctgtttgatgcaaggcggcctcgagcccttcgtgggctggccttcgaaccccggtcggtcgttgctcatgttgaatgaggcaaataccgcttcgtgacgcaacacggagcgttgtgatgcatcaattgcatatgtgatgcttcggatgtatgggatgaatgaatggttgtatgaatgaatgtgtgaatgcgtgtatgagaatggatgattgaatgatcatgcatcagaaaataaagtaagagggattggtagagttaccttgacAACTCGAGTGACAGGCTTGAGGAGTTCTTTAtcagatatgtccgaatgggatccgtgCTTGTTGTTCATGacagagttggcatggcccacatagggcatccctctgctccttacctatctctcggcattTGCCTGAGCTATCCGATCGACTCAATAAGCCCGTTGATCTCTccttggtggagatcccatcATTGTGCCCTTCCTAGTCtagcctaggaaggcggagggccgcctgtgtgtggttgcaccttgtttcctatgcctagtgtgcggtagtggtgggccatgcctaggccacgtctCGTCTAACCAGGCGTCGTCTCATCGGGCAGGctgcatcccatcggtcaggacACGTCCCATTGcgttcccatctgcattgaataggggaagggagagggttttctgcCCCAACCCTTTGCCTTTCTCCAATTGCtacgtctcctccttaaataggggaagggagagggttttcgtccTGTTTCTTCCCCTATTCTCCATCTGccacctctcctcctccttccttcttgccaagcGCATTCGTGTGTCACGGCGattcctaggagaaaaagggtagagcgagggagaggagaactcacagatctattcatgagtccaaagcatgatgtcaagctagaggccatccaatgtggatgagacagtgctggccgccttcatcgagaaggggctgctttcgCCCAAGGAGGTGGCGCGCTGGAGGGCTCTTATGGGGGAGGcttttccatgacctcgggccgacgaggttgtctccttcctcgccttctatGAGCATGAGCTAGGATATCCCTCGCACTGGTTCTGacacgggctcctcaatgagtggggcctagagctacagcacctcaatccgattagggtgctgcacatcgctgtcatagaaccgaccaatttataagagcacaagtacaagaacaatcgccgaaacgatcaaattctcgcacttgagcccatataaacccggtagtcaactgaaatcacgaaggatttcaaactaacttgcatataaccaagatcacagtaattcaacataacacatcatacgttacaacatttcacagacggtttgcaaatagattacaacacttcagagtcatcgttattacaaaacaagtcttgtaaagtagcagaagcaaatagtttaactcacacacctaTGTTCAAGTACAAGTACCAGTTtgttgatcacaacccacaaaagcattcggataagataacatagatcatgctcgtgatctagtcttcgtcacccaccgggtggagacaatacttacaaaagccctgatatagaaggtcatctgcaacaagagggaataaaccctgagtacgggaatgtactcagctagacttacccgtcgaaaaccaaaacaaatgacaccaaggatcatgcatggcttaatttagtggatctggctgacactttctttttgtggaaaagcataagtaataatgatcaactcttaacctgagctagcagtgacttttagccattaacctatcatctatattagcacctatactaatcaatcatttgattaagatgcaaacattaataaccatagcaggtataaatcatggcaacattatcatcattctccatttaaccatatcgttaaattaattgaatctacgttgccgctgctcagtcaagttctcactatccgggagagacggcgattcgaatcgattcctatctagctggaggggtattcctaaacataaaccctgcttcccccgtcagggtcacaaacaagtcacatttggtacaattcaggagtcatgagtccgatcagtgccgcaaaatcagaaaaccactctaccatgagtgctcggtgacttaatccgcccttgggcttacgccaatggctcttcgcacatccttactaccatctagattgTGACCCCTACTCGCGTccctggcctgaatcgagctactaggcttcgcggtcggaacgagttatccggccagctaagtgttaggctgcgttcaacataacatgaggacgtatagcgtatcggtccttaaacgacacagacagagtcactatgtccaaacctacacaagacttcgcctggtcttaattcattattaacatggttcgtttccacgatagcaaatatagccaaccgtgatccacctcatcctaaagctcgcaggtgacaggaaatcacctgacttctactgcactaagcatggctaagcatttaacccgttcctgaacttaaataggatttaagtgcgatatctggacaaggatagatacataatgcaacaattggttacaaccaattcctatacttaatgcatcatcaacaataagagatactcaagatatttgtaaaaacatggaagACTTaatatgcaccagggcttgcctttcaggaaagaggaaggatggtggtcagggcactcgggcaactcctcctcggtggctgcttcgtcgattgcctgcacctcgggctcctcctggctcgctctcTCGAACTCCAGAAGTGTCACtctctccggcacacctattgcatgtatgcgcaagataaatatcatggatgcatatgaacGAAGTTatgaatgctcggggaatgcacatgcttactgcagtccacattttccgacttaagctctattcaaatcactttaacttaccaactTTATACattctaatgtacaattgctcatctttagttaagaacctagcacctgcacctaagcatgttctcaagttaggctagcacctatacaatcaacaagaacatcacaACTGAGCACACATAATCATTCGTATTTCAGGAaaacaggaacttatatagcggtatagtaaactgaccaaaactagagatctacaaatcaaaatgataggaaacaagacaatttggaaagcttaagaaatttcctacaattcatttttaggcctcaaggcatgattccaacctttaccagatcAAATTTACAGAACCatataatcaggtccaaacaagacagagagcaagcaaaactatgaCTCAACTatgaacgactgtaactcctaaactactaggccaaatgccaccaaattttaacagaagctagatacataagttatctataacttttatattcaccattttcccagcaaaccaaattatcatgggaaactttgtaaagtcccaagaactgtccagaaagacataatgctaggaaatatttattaacttatgttgtaaacatataattggacaaaaccaatcttactaactcatcacacatatcaaaataacaccataaagtaaagtgttcaccaccaattcatttcttttaatgcctttcttaatttatttaattatttaagaggaataataaacatatatgaaaactattctatttaatctacaaaaattacagtaggtactacatgctccaagtaggctactgtaaaaactttacatcatttgagcaagtataacgtcctacacaaaaatgacaaggcataaaggcttaaaatgatataattaggaaaccctagtgaaaagtgtcaagcaatagattttatatttttcctagcatccttaaagTACTAGGACATTCTCCAATAAatgtcatggtcattggattcatagataaattactaaaattcacacaaagatcattcaatgataaaaggaaaatctataactaaaaaaccatacatgcaatgactctcaaatttttaccaaagcttctaATCATCAAAaagagctcaccaacaaaattttataatttttggagcacaggaactcaagatata harbors:
- the LOC136539823 gene encoding putative disease resistance RPP13-like protein 1, producing MDALRNALLSELARGAISFLVSTCGSRLMPVSATVREREEERLMHRLQLLLLRSATIVEEAEGRRVTNHGVLRQLRVLSDAMVRGQYVLDTIRYDAGGGERREEEDGSKEVVPAFALSRFTLAKRARCESSSETTATAGPARRRDTSLQLQRMVRSLEAILAGAMELAVFLTACPPVSCRQPYSAHLFLDKCMFGRHAERDQVLEFLLQAEPPGPVTAANPGPGVLPIVGPALIGKSTLVEHVCNDERVRGHFSLILLHAAAGSAGLGGLGTMATLRDNCATKHHSSTEDERWLLVIELSGDVDDEAWNRLFYSRGRCMPRGSKVILTSRSEKIERFGTTRAVRLRCLSTEAMWYFFKLSAFGSADPDEHPKLASLAMDMAVEARGSFLIANNMAAIVRADLSSWQLWCKVLAMERHYMRKNLVLFGEYPDDLKAKDRPRRTWSMNKLRKSNECFLVYETYQKCSAQPQQEDLPDPEVTMMDMLLERAQPRGRFEVLCWKSVLPPCYSYICQCEIRGTYAQ